One Geothermobacter hydrogeniphilus DNA segment encodes these proteins:
- a CDS encoding TRAP transporter large permease, translating to MPEWLPIALFGVVFGMLLFGFPVAFTLGGVSLIFGYFTFGLGFFQLLPLRIWGTMSNYVLIAVPLFVYMGLMLEKSGLAEELLETMALLFGRLRGGLAISVIVVGAVLAASTGIVGATVVTMGLLSLPTMLKRGYSPEMATGTICAAGTLGQIIPPSIVLVLLGSIMNISIGDMFVGAVIPGLILVGLYMFYIVLVAVFRGKSAPAMPAEELALFKGKVMVKRVIRAFLLPFFLILAVLGSIFAGIASPTEAAAVGALGATLLTLWQKKFSLRTLHEVMKGTTLLTCMVFVLLVGATAFGLVFRGLNGDRYITHLILDSNMGPHMFLFIVMLVIFIAGFFIDFIEITFIIVPVVAPIFQHLGVDLLWIGILIAVNLQTSFLTPPFGFSLFYLKGVAPPEVTTGHIYRGIIPFIVIQLIGLLIIVLIPESVTWLPRVMGGP from the coding sequence ATGCCTGAATGGCTTCCCATCGCACTGTTCGGGGTTGTCTTCGGGATGCTGCTGTTCGGTTTCCCGGTTGCCTTCACCCTCGGCGGGGTTTCGCTGATCTTCGGCTACTTCACCTTCGGGCTCGGTTTCTTCCAGCTGCTGCCGCTGCGGATCTGGGGGACGATGAGCAACTATGTGCTGATCGCCGTGCCGCTGTTCGTCTACATGGGGCTGATGCTGGAGAAATCGGGGCTGGCGGAAGAATTGCTGGAAACCATGGCCCTGTTGTTCGGGCGCCTGCGCGGCGGGCTGGCGATTTCAGTCATTGTCGTCGGCGCGGTGCTGGCCGCGTCGACCGGCATTGTCGGCGCCACCGTGGTCACCATGGGCCTGCTGTCGCTGCCGACCATGCTCAAGCGGGGCTATTCCCCGGAGATGGCCACCGGCACCATCTGCGCCGCCGGAACCCTGGGGCAGATCATTCCCCCCTCGATCGTACTGGTGCTGCTCGGTTCGATCATGAACATCTCCATCGGCGACATGTTCGTCGGCGCGGTGATTCCCGGCCTGATCCTGGTCGGGCTCTACATGTTCTACATCGTGCTGGTCGCCGTTTTCCGGGGCAAGTCGGCCCCGGCCATGCCGGCGGAAGAGTTGGCGCTGTTCAAGGGCAAGGTGATGGTGAAGCGGGTGATTCGCGCTTTCCTGCTGCCTTTTTTCCTCATCCTCGCGGTGCTCGGGTCGATTTTCGCCGGGATCGCCTCGCCGACCGAGGCGGCCGCCGTCGGCGCTCTCGGCGCCACCCTGCTGACCCTCTGGCAGAAGAAATTCAGCCTCAGGACCCTGCACGAAGTGATGAAAGGGACCACCCTCCTGACCTGCATGGTCTTCGTGCTGCTGGTCGGCGCGACCGCCTTCGGCCTGGTCTTCCGCGGGCTCAACGGCGACCGCTACATCACCCACCTGATTCTCGATTCGAACATGGGACCGCACATGTTCCTGTTCATCGTCATGCTGGTGATCTTCATCGCCGGGTTCTTCATCGACTTCATCGAGATCACCTTCATCATCGTGCCGGTGGTGGCACCGATCTTCCAGCATCTCGGGGTTGATCTGCTGTGGATCGGCATCCTCATCGCCGTCAACCTGCAGACCTCGTTTTTGACGCCGCCGTTCGGCTTCTCCCTTTTCTACCTGAAAGGGGTGGCGCCGCCGGAGGTGACCACCGGGCATATCTACCGGGGGATCATTCCCTTCATCGTCATCCAGCTGATCGGCCTGCTGATTATTGTGCTGATACCGGAGTCGGTCACATGGTTGCCTCGTGTGATGGGCGGCCCTTGA
- the metX gene encoding homoserine O-acetyltransferase MetX, whose protein sequence is METSVGIVTTEYAEFDLELRLESGRLLGPITLAYETYGTLNDRRDNAILVTHAWTGDAHAAGRHHPDDRKPGWWDGMIGPGKVLDTDRFFVICSNVIGSCKGSTGPTSINPRNGRPYNLNFPVIMVRDMVRAQVLLIDRLGIDRLVTVMGGSMGAMQALEWGIHYPERVRSIIPIAGTGRTSPMAISLNAVARQAIYNDPLWKKGNYRPEHPPADGLALARAIGHISFLSDASMQMKFGRRFSARDGQFDFFGQFEVERYLEYNGGSFIDKFDTNSFLYLAKALDLYDVAFGFDSRREALSQLQCPSLWFAFTSDWLYPPYQTEEVVEILRELDKPVEYHLIDSAYGHDSFLVEPEKFTPKVVELLDRLTAEK, encoded by the coding sequence TTGGAAACCTCAGTCGGGATCGTCACAACTGAATATGCCGAGTTCGATCTCGAACTGCGCCTCGAAAGCGGCCGCCTGCTCGGTCCCATCACCCTCGCCTACGAGACCTACGGTACCCTGAACGACCGCCGCGACAACGCCATCCTGGTCACCCACGCCTGGACCGGAGACGCCCACGCGGCCGGTCGGCATCATCCCGACGATCGCAAACCGGGCTGGTGGGACGGCATGATCGGCCCGGGCAAGGTCCTCGACACCGACCGTTTCTTCGTCATCTGCTCCAACGTCATCGGCTCCTGCAAGGGCTCCACCGGACCGACCAGCATCAATCCCCGCAACGGGCGCCCCTACAACCTCAACTTCCCGGTGATCATGGTGCGCGACATGGTGCGCGCCCAGGTGCTGCTGATCGACCGGCTCGGCATCGACCGCCTGGTGACTGTCATGGGCGGATCGATGGGCGCCATGCAGGCCCTCGAGTGGGGCATCCATTACCCGGAACGGGTCCGCTCCATCATCCCCATCGCCGGCACCGGCCGCACGTCGCCGATGGCGATCTCCCTCAACGCCGTCGCCCGCCAGGCGATCTACAACGATCCGCTGTGGAAAAAGGGCAACTACCGTCCCGAACACCCCCCGGCCGACGGCCTCGCCCTGGCGCGCGCCATCGGCCACATCTCCTTTTTATCCGACGCCTCAATGCAGATGAAGTTCGGACGTCGCTTCTCCGCCCGCGACGGCCAGTTTGATTTCTTCGGCCAGTTCGAGGTGGAACGCTATCTCGAATACAACGGCGGCAGTTTCATCGACAAGTTCGACACCAACAGCTTCCTCTACCTGGCCAAGGCGCTCGATCTCTACGATGTCGCCTTCGGTTTCGACAGTCGCCGCGAAGCGCTGAGCCAACTGCAGTGTCCGTCGCTCTGGTTCGCCTTCACCTCGGACTGGCTCTACCCCCCCTACCAGACCGAAGAGGTGGTCGAAATCCTCAGAGAGCTCGACAAACCGGTTGAATACCACCTGATCGACTCGGCCTACGGCCACGACTCATTTCTCGTCGAACCGGAGAAATTCACCCCGAAAGTGGTGGAACTGCTGGATCGGTTGA
- a CDS encoding TRAP transporter small permease subunit gives MKVIARLVKLIDGFNDKVGYLVSWLTTLMVLVVCFDVVTRYMLNESMVAVQELEWHIFALIFLLGAAYTLKEEGHVRVDVFYSRFSPRKKAVIDFIGCLIFLIPFSILVIWTSKMFVQMSWAVHEGSPNPGGLPARYLLKAAIPAGFVLVLLQGISLTLRSFCTLIGRPLPDRHQDQPEPPDDGNLQPGKGGGHA, from the coding sequence GTGAAAGTTATCGCCCGGCTCGTCAAACTGATCGACGGGTTCAATGACAAGGTCGGCTACCTGGTATCCTGGTTGACCACCCTGATGGTGCTGGTGGTCTGCTTCGATGTCGTGACCCGCTACATGCTGAACGAGAGCATGGTCGCGGTCCAGGAGCTTGAGTGGCATATCTTTGCCCTGATTTTTCTGCTCGGCGCGGCCTATACCCTGAAAGAAGAGGGGCATGTCCGGGTCGATGTCTTCTACAGCCGCTTCAGCCCCCGAAAAAAGGCCGTGATCGATTTCATCGGCTGTCTCATCTTTCTCATCCCCTTCTCGATCCTGGTGATCTGGACCAGCAAAATGTTCGTGCAGATGAGCTGGGCGGTCCACGAGGGCAGCCCCAACCCCGGCGGCCTGCCGGCGCGCTACCTGCTCAAGGCGGCGATCCCGGCCGGGTTCGTGCTGGTGCTGCTGCAGGGGATCTCGCTCACCCTGCGTTCTTTCTGCACCCTGATCGGCAGGCCGCTGCCTGATCGCCATCAGGATCAACCGGAGCCTCCCGATGACGGAAACCTGCAGCCGGGGAAGGGGGGCGGTCATGCCTGA